TTGACTGGCCCATATGGATCACACACTGTGGACAACATCGAGCCTCACAGCAATGTTCTCTGTGTTGCGAGGGGCACTGGTATCACCTACGTTTTACCAATTTTACTGCAGCTTGCACAATCTCCGCGTCCTGTCCGAGCTAAATTTAGTCTAATATGGTGCATTGAGGAGATAAGAGATCTGAAATGGGTCAAAACAGAGCTGAACATCCTTCAACAAGCTCCTGAGGACATGAATCTTGACATCAATATTTTCGTCACTCAGGGCATTGCAACTAAGATCGAGTCTAAGGGAAAGAAGCTCAATCCCACTGATATTCATGTGAAAGACGCAACAAGTGTCGTAACATCAGGAGCGACAAATGGCAGGGCCCGAAGCCCATGTCTACATCAAAGCGATGGGATCAATGGCAATCGGCGCCCAGATGTTGCTAAATTAATTAGCGATTTCCTAGTGAGCACAATTGATGGACCAACCATAGTATTCTCTAGTGGCCCGGGAGCAATGATTAGCGACGTTTGTCGGGCTGTTGCAGGCTTTAATTCCCTAAGTAAAGTATGGCGTGGACAACGACGGTACGACGTAAAATTCATTGGGGAAGAGCGCATGGAGTTGTAGCGATTTTGAACCGCATTTTCAACTtctttaaataaaagaataCATATAGATGTTAGGCCAACTGACGAAAAAGATACTTTGCCCGTCAAGATTTTGCTCAACTTTACAAACGTTGATGCCAAGatccaaagacaaagcaaaTATTGACTTTTGTATTCTCAGTCATTCATACTAAGCAAAGAGGCATTGAAGATCATGCTCTTCAAATGCTTTCGCGTCTTTCCTCCAAGCGCTAAGCAAGACGTCTCTTCCGATCTTGGCAATATTCCGACCTTCCTCCGGTGTCCCCCATCCAGGCGTCGTAGATCCAATGCATACTAGGTGAGCACCGACATGAATGAGCACGCGGAAGATGACATCAGTATCAAGCTTGCCGTATCCCTCTACAAAGCCGCGAATAATCCAGAGGGCGGCATCAATATCCTTGTATAGTTTCAGCTGCCATAGTTCGGCAATCAGCTGGCCGAGGTCTTCGGCTCGTACACCGACCTGCGCCATTTCCCAGTCAATAATCCGAACTGGAACCAGCTGGCCATCTGCAAAAGTAATATTTGGCAGCAGCACACTATAAGTAAGAAAAGGTCAGTTCTCGTACCAACAGCGAGACGTTGCATGAACTATGTTGCACTCTCAACTTACTTGCCGGTCCAAAAGTCACCATGGATTGCACTCAGTTGGCTCTCTTCTACCAATTCAGCCGTGGCCATCTTTACAATTTCCTGCAAAACGTCCTTGTACTCCTGTAGAATGGTTGGGAACATGTTCACCCTTCCAAGCAGTTGGTCATAATTGATGAGCTTTTTGATGTTCCGCATGTCTGTATTCTGTGCGAACAGATCACGCAGGCCCTGCTGCTCTGGCTGGTCGCTCCAATTGTGGAATTCCCGCAGCCACCGACCTAAACCCAATCCAAGTTGAAGGCATTGTGGTTTGACTGCCTCAGAAGTAGCAGGTTGATAGTGGCGGAGAGCATAGTCTTTGAGATTGACAGCATTAGACACGTATTCCTGAATCTGAGTACTACTTTCAGGGTTGAAGTGGTACAGTTTCGGAGTCCCAATTTCGTATGTCGACGAAATCACGTGTGGAAATTGTGAGAGGAATCGTAGGCCTTCCTCTTCAATGTTCTATTAATGAACAAAAAATGCGCACGAATTGAGTATTAGTACTTGAGCTTTTCTAAGGTGTGTGGAAGACCGATGGGAGAACTCACGCATCGAACCATTTTCAGTTTGAAGTCGGGATGTTGGGCAACATATGCTTCGCCATGTTTCAGCACAACCTCGGACACACCGTCTGGCAGAGGCTTCTGAAGTTTGGCGTGGTAAATGAAGTTTGCAGTCCCCCCAGACAGAGGTGTGAAAGATGATACAGCATAATCTGTACCTTCCAGCTCTTTTTGCACCGTCTCTTGGATCCGTTTATTCGTCTCTTCTGCCGACATGATTGGGAACCGGAGATTTGATGCGACAACCTGAACAAAATATAAAGGCGGCGGACTATCTATCCGGAGTGTGTGCGTGAGTTGTTCAAAGAATTGCCCGTCAATAGAAGAAGTGGTAAGATATCGAAACAAAGGGCAAGGTTATTTATTGTATAGGTTCTTTCCCCgataataaataatagtaGTGCCTACCTATATACTCCCTAATCTAGGCCGGTAGGAAGTTCAAAATGTGCTCCGTACCGAATGAGCTTACACATGTACTACGTACTACATACAGCTAGGACGTAATTGCAGCCTTTCGCCGGTGAGTCAGAGCTTTAAATGTCTCAACCTGGAATGGTCTGCAGCGTGTGGCAAGTCTCTTTTAATATCCCCAAATACTATATTAAACATCCATCAAATACACTCCCCGGTTCATTAAAAGAATTCTCTAGCAGAAGATCTGATGCTCTCTTTGGAAGTTACAGTTTTTCGCAAGTAGCTACGCTCACATCACTTTGGGGAATAAACGATCTGTTACCCCGCCTTCCCAAGAGGATTGCTGTAGTTGAGCCAAGTTCCTGTTACGACAGCCCCAAGTATAGAGTACCATCTTCCCGTCCACTTTAGCTAGCGTTTCTAGGTATACAGCACTCAGGAGTGGCTCAAAAACATGCTTCTCAGTAGGTACCTGCTAACTCGTAGCGCGATCTCAATGTTGTGAGGGGCCAGCGAAGCCAAATTGACCCCGCAGAGAAAGGAAGAATAAACAGCCGCGTGAATGTTCGAGAAAACGGGGATAATGTATATACGCAAGCTCCAGATCGCACTTAGTGTAACGAATTTGGAAATTATCGATACGTTTATTAAAAGCCTGTACTGGAATGTCACTAGGAAACGCAGGTTGATGGCCAATTAGAAAAGACATATCCAGACTAGGCCGGGAATTTGATGCCCTTTAAATCGTTGACTCAGAAGCCCCAAGGCTAATGCACGCGCGCCTTACTGTATGTACGTTAATCATACCCTGCAGGGCTTGACCGAAAAAAATTATGCTACAGTCGTATCATACAGATCCGTTAGTTTTGTCGTTTTGTGATCTTATGGCTATATTGCGAGGTAAACATTTTGTAGCTCTATGTTGTTGTGGGTTTAGTTGCAAGTCATCAATCAATGCTACtttttaatactttactGCTCCGCTAAGAACCCTCTCCGATGACTAGGTAGCTCAAGACCAACTCACTGTTCGGGAATGATTGCGGAGTCAGCATTGGAAGAGAACAATGGATAGATGAATCTTATGCGTAGATCAAATCGCACGCGTTACTGTGGATATCCGGATATTACAGCCAACTCAAGTTATCAGCATGCGCTTAGCCCGCCGCGGAGCGAGTCAACCATCACGATATTCGTTCCCAAATCCTTAAGCTGATATTCTGGGAGAATGTTACTATAATTCGGCTATTCATACTACTACGTATAGAGAATTATGTATATTAGATGGGAAATAACCAATATCGACCCGACTACTGCATTATCATCTTTCAAGATGCTGATTATGAGTGTGCTACACTAGACCACTGCTTACTCCAACCAGAACGTCTTCATAGCCCTTGGCTCAACCGTCAccttgaggctgctgccactAATCTTGTACCGACTCTGCAAAGTAACGTTGTGGCTATTATCGGTCAAGTATTCGCtcaattttctctttttgatgCCCTCCAGATCGATAGTCAAGTCGTAAGGGAAATGAGCTGCATTGATGACGGGGATTGCCACAGTACCATTTTTGTTGACATAGGCGGTTACATAGACGTTTTCTACGTCGCTTGTTGCATCAATGCGTACAGACCCTGGTCTAGCAAATCGGAAATATTGTGCAAAAGCCCAGAGTCGAGATGATACTTCGTAGTTGTCGCGATCAAGCCGAATGAGAGCATTGTCGCCATTGGAGTTCTGTGCGCACCACCAGTGAGTGTAACCCGAGGTGTCGCTATTTACAAAAGCGTTGTGCATATACAACGCCCATTGAAAGCCCTCACTGACATGAATTGTTAGCATCGACCTAGAGAGAAATGAGGACTATTTTGGTACAAAAGATACGTACGCAAGTTGGCCGCTGTAGTCCCAAGTGCTATTCCACGGACCGGTACCCTATGACGCGTGTGAGTAAATAGCAAAATAAATCTTTGGGCGTTATCTTACATCAGCCCATTCTGTCATAATGTTTTGCTTTCCACCAGCGTTGAATGGGCGCTCAGGGTTACTCTGGTAGTTGTGCCACGTCTGGAACTCGGTCAGATATCACATCGACGTTTAGCTTTGAGAGGGGCGTAATGGAGAACAAACCGCAATGTCAAAAAACTTCTCTCCGCCCGCTTGCTGAAGCTCGTAGAGaatgtttctttcttgtcttgCGCCAGTTGCATCACAGCAACTGACATCCACTTTGGGGAAAGCCCTTTTGAGTGTAGGATATAAGACCTCCAAGAAGTCTTTAGCCTGGTATCCGTCTGACAGCATACTCTCATAGGTAAAAGGGTTGAAGTCAGGCTCGTTCCAGGCACCCAGAAGAGAGACATCGATACCTTCTTCCTTATAGAACCGGACGTATTGAACGAGATAATCGGCATATGCTTGGCGCCAATCGTGCTTGCAATTGGTGCCACGTACACCACATATTTGTCCACCCAAGTTCTCTGTTCCAACCGTCTTCATACATCCAGGAGCAGACCAAGCATCGGCATAAACAAAGAGGTCGGGATTATACTTGAGAGCCGTTTTGGTGAGATTGAATTGGCAATTATCGCTGCCATCCCAGACATAATTGAACTTGCCTTCTGGAGTGGCGGGACAAGTTGGCAAAATAGTGGTTCCTGGGGAGGATCCAATGTCGTTTCGGACAATAGACAGACCTCCAATATTTTCGTCAAAGAGGATTTGAGTGACCTTTTGTTGGTTTTCGGGCGATAAGCCGGAAGACCCAAACTGTTGACAAGCAATACCGAAAGCACCAGAACAGCCGCCTCCAATCATAGTCTGATAAGTTTGACGAGCGTTGATCTTAATATTAGCTTTGTATTGAGAGTTGGTGTTGTATGACCATGCTGAGCTTTGACCTAGCAAGGCCAAGACAACCGATACAGTGGACATCATCTTGAATGAGTTGAAAAAGAGATTGACTGGGAAGATTGAGTCTCAGAACACTGCTCGTCTGGATCAAAGGGGGAAAATTACCAACTCCCAACACGTCCATTTTATGTCAACTGCTCTTCAGAGCCCCCTCTCGTGCTCTGACTTTGGTCTTACAATGGATACTCGTACATTTATCCGGCCACTATTCTATACACATATTCGAATCCTTGTCGCAAGGCATCTGAGGTTGGGCCATTTAGCCTTTTTATCCGCGATGACGCTTTTTGCGGAGATGAGGCAGGGGTTCAATCAACACCAAGCCAATCGCGCACACTGATTCAAGGCATCTAAAATAGCGAGAAGTTTCGGTGTTGGTTAAACGGATGTATAAGAACTCTACAGTGAAGATGAATTTGATCATAATTCTAGATGACAAATATATTTGTTACTATTGATGTCATGCGCTGTAGACATATCTGTCGGTGAGATGTCACTGAGGCATTAGCTTCAGCAGTCAGCGGATTTTGGAGTTGGACTTGCCTAGCAACTAGTACTATGCGCTAGAAGAACTATTTTCTCTGCATGGCTATATGATGCTGCGGCGAAAAATGTTCCCGAACTTCTACAAAGAAGTACTATGCCCTCGAAATAGTTGGGATATTGACCAACAGGCTATACGTAGCCAGTGTTTGCAAGCCTCAAAGTTATACCTCTTATCATCATGCAACTACTAAACGTACCTATGCATGACAGCACGGTTGGTTGACACAGCAGAGCTGAA
The sequence above is drawn from the Trichoderma breve strain T069 chromosome 5, whole genome shotgun sequence genome and encodes:
- a CDS encoding phosphotransferase enzyme family domain-containing protein is translated as MSAEETNKRIQETVQKELEGTDYAVSSFTPLSGGTANFIYHAKLQKPLPDGVSEVVLKHGEAYVAQHPDFKLKMVRCNIEEEGLRFLSQFPHVISSTYEIGTPKLYHFNPESSTQIQEYVSNAVNLKDYALRHYQPATSEAVKPQCLQLGLGLGRWLREFHNWSDQPEQQGLRDLFAQNTDMRNIKKLINYDQLLGRVNMFPTILQEYKDVLQEIVKMATAELVEESQLSAIHGDFWTGNVLLPNITFADGQLVPVRIIDWEMAQVGVRAEDLGQLIAELWQLKLYKDIDAALWIIRGFVEGYGKLDTDVIFRVLIHVGAHLVCIGSTTPGWGTPEEGRNIAKIGRDVLLSAWRKDAKAFEEHDLQCLFA
- a CDS encoding glycosyl hydrolase family 30 TIM-barrel domain-containing protein, with protein sequence MMSTVSVVLALLGQSSAWSYNTNSQYKANIKINARQTYQTMIGGGCSGAFGIACQQFGSSGLSPENQQKVTQILFDENIGGLSIVRNDIGSSPGTTILPTCPATPEGKFNYVWDGSDNCQFNLTKTALKYNPDLFVYADAWSAPGCMKTVGTENLGGQICGVRGTNCKHDWRQAYADYLVQYVRFYKEEGIDVSLLGAWNEPDFNPFTYESMLSDGYQAKDFLEVLYPTLKRAFPKVDVSCCDATGARQERNILYELQQAGGEKFFDIATWHNYQSNPERPFNAGGKQNIMTEWADGTGPWNSTWDYSGQLAEGFQWALYMHNAFVNSDTSGYTHWWCAQNSNGDNALIRLDRDNYEVSSRLWAFAQYFRFARPGSVRIDATSDVENVYVTAYVNKNGTVAIPVINAAHFPYDLTIDLEGIKKRKLSEYLTDNSHNVTLQSRYKISGSSLKVTVEPRAMKTFWLE